The Desulfitibacter sp. BRH_c19 nucleotide sequence ATAATGTACTATCTGTACATAATGTACAGATTATGCTAATATGGGAGGTGAAGGGGGTAATGACCATGTTATCTGAGCTTAATCTTACAGATGCTCGTAAAGGTTTCTCATCATTATATGACGATGTTTTTAATACTTTTAAACCAACAGTTGTCAAACGCAAGAAAACTGAGGAAGTATTGCTTCTTCGCGTAGACCTTCAGAAGATGCTTCTATCTCATTTTTCTCTAAAACCTGAAATTATTTACGAGGATGATAAATCTGTTACTTTAGCACTTGATACCCTTGATATTTTCGTTAATAACACTACTCTAGATAAAGCTGTCAATGAACTCATTCAGGATTTAAAACTATATTCACAAGATTATATTGAGAGATCCCAGTTATTCTTACATGCGCCCAACCGTCGTTCGCATTTTCCATATGTACTGCGAATTATGTTATGCGAAAATGATGAAGAAATCAGGAGTTTACTAGAGTATAATCATGCCACCTAAGTTTAAAGATCTAAAAAAGTATTGTGATAAGAATGGTTGGGTAATGATTCGCAATACAGATCACTGGTACTATGAAAAAATGTTATCTGATGGTACTGTTCTACAGACTAAAATTAGCCACGCTATACATAAAGAAATACCCAGACATCTATGGAAATTAATTCTTCGAAAACAATTAAATATAGCTGAAAAAGAGTTCTGGAATAGCCTATAAATTGTGCTTATCCAGAATTCAATGGGTATTAAAACGGTCTGTTCATATGAATAGGTTTTAAATTTCGC carries:
- a CDS encoding exoribonuclease R — protein: MLSELNLTDARKGFSSLYDDVFNTFKPTVVKRKKTEEVLLLRVDLQKMLLSHFSLKPEIIYEDDKSVTLALDTLDIFVNNTTLDKAVNELIQDLKLYSQDYIERSQLFLHAPNRRSHFPYVLRIMLCENDEEIRSLLEYNHAT